In the Girardinichthys multiradiatus isolate DD_20200921_A chromosome 4, DD_fGirMul_XY1, whole genome shotgun sequence genome, one interval contains:
- the sema6dl gene encoding sema domain, transmembrane domain (TM), and cytoplasmic domain, (semaphorin) 6D, like isoform X3, translated as MGQEAVLLLSKLLLLLAASHNLLAVSFPEDIVPLDVVDAHFTRRYPVFRGRPSVNDSQHRLDFQLMTKIQDTLFIAGRDQVYLVSLRESYRNEIISYRKLTWRSGQGDREMCAVKGKHRDECHNFIKVLVPRNDDLVFICGTNGFNPMCRYYRLDNLEFDGEEINGLARCPFDSKQTNVALFAEGKLYSATVADFQASDSVIYRSMGDGSALRTIKYDSKWLKEPHFLHAAEYGNYVYFFYREIAVEHSNLGKVVYSRVARICKNDVGGSQRVLEKHWTSFVKARLNCSVPGESFFYFDVLQSITDIISISGAPSVVGVFTTQMNSIPGSAVCAFSMTDVEKVFMGRFKEQKTPDSVWTPFPEEKLPKPRPGSCAGHGPAASFKSSVEFPDDTLQFIKSHPLMDTAVPSTGDEPWFTKTRVRYRLTALAVDSQAGPHKNYTVVFIGAESGVVLKVLAKTSLVSLNDSLLLEEIDVFNKAKCPSNREDDKRVLSLHVDNNTHSLYVAFSSCVIRIPLSRCERHSSCQKSCIASRDPYCGWKPHGACERIQPGVLKGYEQDVEFGNTSYLGDCQGVWDNHMGDNNQMVHMNILITCVFAAFLMGALLAGLIVFCYRDSVLRKPRHVHKDMESAPSCSDSTGSFVKLNGLFDSPVKEYQSNIDSPKLFTNVLSNGKDLNTPNGDTKTMILRDGCQPPELAALPTPESTPVLQQKGLQPIKNQWEKAHGKVSGSRKEANPSAKSPQFLSSSPAPANANSNHPHLALGHSNIPSAVVLPNATHEQPNLDNGDETLPHSSEKKLKNPDCKGNRKDQKRSVDARNTLNDLLKHLNDSVANPKGILQEESGPHPRPHLTLEPMEELTEVPPAVPSREASLYSPSSSLPRHSPTKRVDVPMPSTPTTPTGSMSIGGTLERQRGGYQLHRSASHRQSLSTSPNGVTMGVSVSRQHSMNRGGYMPPTPPSRLDSHGAMVAPGMHSPHPPSVSRQSSYSGHGSLPRTGLKRTPSLKPDVPPKPNGFPPQTPQMRVVNKYSY; from the exons ATGGGCCAGGAAGCTGTGCTTCTGCTCAGCAAGCTTCTGCTGTTGCTGGCAGCTTCACACAATCTTCTTGCAGTCAGCTTCCCAGAGGACATCGTGCCCCTTGATGTTGTTGACGCACACT TTACTCGGAGGTACCCTGTGTTCAGAGGCAGGCCCTCTGTCAACGACTCACAGCATCGCCTCGACTTTCAGCTGATGACCAAGATACAGGACACGCTATTTATTGCTGGCAG AGATCAGGTGTACCTTGTCAGTCTGAGAGAGTCCTACAGGAATGAGATCATTTCCTACAGG AAGTTAACGTGGCGATCGGGCCAAGGTGACAGAGAGATGTGTGCTGTGAAGGGAAAACATAGA GATGAGTGCCACAACTTTATTAAAGTGCTCGTTCCCAGAAATGATGACCTGGTGTTCATCTGTGGCACCAATGGCTTTAACCCCATGTGCAGATACTACAGG CTGGATAACCTCGAGTTCGACGGGGAAGAGATCAATGGTTTGGCACGGTGCCCGTTCGACTCCAAGCAAACTAACGTGGCTCTCTTCGCTG AAGGAAAGTTGTATTCTGCAACTGTTGCTGACTTCCAGGCCAGTGATTCTGTCATTTATCGTAGTATGGGTGATGGATCAGCCCTGAGGACCATCAAATATGACTCCAAATGGCTAAAAG AACCTCATTTCCTGCATGCAGCCGAGTATGGGAATTATGTGTACTTTTTCTACAGGGAGATTGCTGTGGAGCACAGCAATTTGGGAAAG GTTGTTTATTCCCGAGTGGCCCGCATCTGCAAAAATGACGTTGGCGGTTCACAGCGGGTGCTAGAGAAGCATTGGACCTCTTTTGTGAAAGCGAGGCTGAACTGCTCCGTGCCGGGAGAGTCCTTCTTCTACTTCGACGTGCTCCAGTCCATCACTGACATCATCAGCATCAGCGGCGCTCCCTCGGTGGTGGGCGTGTTCACAACACAGATGAACAG TATTCCAGGGTCAGCAGTGTGTGCCTTCTCCATGACTGATGTAGAGAAAGTATTCATGGGCCGGTTCAAGGAACAGAAGACCCCTGACTCTGTGTGGACGCCATTTCCAGAGGAGAAGCTGCCAAAACCCCG ACCTGGGAGTTGTGCAGGTCACGGTCCAGCTGCATCCTTTAAGAGCTCCGTGGAGTTTCCAGACGACACCCTGCAGTTCATCAAGTCCCACCCTCTTATGGACACAGCTGTGCCTTCGACTGGGGACGAGCCTTGGTTCACGAAGACACGTGTTCG TTACAGACTAACAGCGCTGGCTGTCGATAGTCAAGCAGGACCCCACAAGAACTACACAGTGGTCTTCATTGGCGCTGAATCAGGAGTCGTCCTGAAGGTTTTAGCGAAGACCTCTCTTGTATCCCTGAATGACAGCTTGTTGCTGGAGGAGATCGATGTCTTCAATAAGGCCAA GTGTCCGTCTAACCGTGAGGATGACAAGCGTGTCCTCTCGCTTCATGTGGATAACAACACACACAGCCTTTATGTCGCCTTTTCAAGCTGTGTCATCCGTATTCCACTGAGTCGCTGTGAAAGGCACTCCTCCTGCCAAAA GTCATGCATTGCATCAAGAGATCCTTACTGTGGCTGGAAGCCTCATGGGGCCTGTGAGAGGATACAGCCCGGTGTTTT GAAAGGATACGAGCAAGACGTTGAATTTGGGAACACCAGCTACCTAGGAGACTGTCAAG GTGTGTGGGATAACCATATGGGTGACAACAACCAGATGGTCCACATGAATATCCTCATCACCTGCGTCTTTGCTGCTTTTCTCATGGGGGCTCTACTGGCCGGGCTGATCGTTTTCTGCTATAGGGATTCTGTCCTTCGTAAACCAAGACATGTTCATAAGGACATGGAATCTGCACCTTCCTGTTCTGACTCTACTGGGAGTTTTGTCAAACTCAATGGCCTTTTTGACAGCCCTGTAAAG GAGTACCAAAGCAACATTGATTCTCCCAAGTTGTTCACCAATGTGCTGAGCAATGGTAAAGACTTGAATACGCCCAATGGGGACACCAAGACCATGATCCTGCGAGACGGCTGTCAGCCCCCTGAGTTGGCTGCTCTGCCCACACCAGAGTCTACCCCTGTACTTCAGCAGAAAGGCCTACAACCTATCAAGAACCAGTGGGAAAAGGCTCATGGAAAAGTCAGTGGGTCCCGTAAGGAGGCCAATCCATCAGCCAAGAGTCCACAGTTCCTCTCTTCTTCACCTGCACCCGCTAACGCAAATTCCAACCACCCTCACCTTGCCCTGGGACACTCCAATATCCCCAGTGCAGTTGTGTTGCCCAATGCCACACATGAACAGCCTAACCTTGACAATGGTGATGAAACTTTGCCACATTCATCTGAAAAGAAACTAAAGAATCCAGATTGTAAGGGAAACAGGAAAGATCAGAAGAGGTCTGTGGATGCCAGGAATACCCTCAATGACCTGTTAAAACATCTCAACGACTCTGTTGCCAACCCTAAGGGCATTCTACAAGAAGAATCAGGGCCTCACCCAAGGCCTCATCTCACGTTGGAGCCCATGGAGGAACTGACAGAAGTACCCCCAGCCGTGCCCAGCCGTGAGGCTTCCTTGtactctccctcctcctctctccctaGGCACAGCCCCACTAAAAGGGTTGATGTGCCTATGCCCTCCACTCCCACTACACCCACGGGAAGCATGAGCATAGGGGGTACCCTGGAGAGGCAAAGAGGGGGTTACCAACTCCACCGGAGTGCCTCTCACAGGCAGTCCTTATCGACCTCACCAAATGGAGTAACCATGGGTGTGTCTGTGTCTCGCCAGCACAGTATGAACAGAGGGGGATACATGCCCCCAACACCCCCCTCTAGACTTGACTCTCATGGTGCAATGGTGGCACCGGGGATGCACTCACCACACCCACCTTCTGTTTCCCGACAGAGCAGCTACAGTGGGCATGGCTCACTTCCCCGAACAGGGCTTAAAAGGACCCCATCATTAAAGCCAGATGTGCCCCCAAAACCCAATGGGTTTCCTCCACAGACTCCACAAATGCGAGTGGTCAATAAGTACAGTTATTAA
- the sema6dl gene encoding sema domain, transmembrane domain (TM), and cytoplasmic domain, (semaphorin) 6D, like isoform X1: MGQEAVLLLSKLLLLLAASHNLLAVSFPEDIVPLDVVDAHFTRRYPVFRGRPSVNDSQHRLDFQLMTKIQDTLFIAGRDQVYLVSLRESYRNEIISYRKLTWRSGQGDREMCAVKGKHRDECHNFIKVLVPRNDDLVFICGTNGFNPMCRYYRLDNLEFDGEEINGLARCPFDSKQTNVALFAEGKLYSATVADFQASDSVIYRSMGDGSALRTIKYDSKWLKEPHFLHAAEYGNYVYFFYREIAVEHSNLGKVVYSRVARICKNDVGGSQRVLEKHWTSFVKARLNCSVPGESFFYFDVLQSITDIISISGAPSVVGVFTTQMNSIPGSAVCAFSMTDVEKVFMGRFKEQKTPDSVWTPFPEEKLPKPRPGSCAGHGPAASFKSSVEFPDDTLQFIKSHPLMDTAVPSTGDEPWFTKTRVRYRLTALAVDSQAGPHKNYTVVFIGAESGVVLKVLAKTSLVSLNDSLLLEEIDVFNKAKCPSNREDDKRVLSLHVDNNTHSLYVAFSSCVIRIPLSRCERHSSCQKSCIASRDPYCGWKPHGACERIQPGVLKGYEQDVEFGNTSYLGDCQVFLGTTSAPDYKSFGDPTSDMAFSSAPVTLQPSGPIHPPVLIPSQNPSSGPRPELYGSGFVLQDDPATSHSLNSFPGGQEGVWDNHMGDNNQMVHMNILITCVFAAFLMGALLAGLIVFCYRDSVLRKPRHVHKDMESAPSCSDSTGSFVKLNGLFDSPVKEYQSNIDSPKLFTNVLSNGKDLNTPNGDTKTMILRDGCQPPELAALPTPESTPVLQQKGLQPIKNQWEKAHGKVSGSRKEANPSAKSPQFLSSSPAPANANSNHPHLALGHSNIPSAVVLPNATHEQPNLDNGDETLPHSSEKKLKNPDCKGNRKDQKRSVDARNTLNDLLKHLNDSVANPKGILQEESGPHPRPHLTLEPMEELTEVPPAVPSREASLYSPSSSLPRHSPTKRVDVPMPSTPTTPTGSMSIGGTLERQRGGYQLHRSASHRQSLSTSPNGVTMGVSVSRQHSMNRGGYMPPTPPSRLDSHGAMVAPGMHSPHPPSVSRQSSYSGHGSLPRTGLKRTPSLKPDVPPKPNGFPPQTPQMRVVNKYSY; the protein is encoded by the exons ATGGGCCAGGAAGCTGTGCTTCTGCTCAGCAAGCTTCTGCTGTTGCTGGCAGCTTCACACAATCTTCTTGCAGTCAGCTTCCCAGAGGACATCGTGCCCCTTGATGTTGTTGACGCACACT TTACTCGGAGGTACCCTGTGTTCAGAGGCAGGCCCTCTGTCAACGACTCACAGCATCGCCTCGACTTTCAGCTGATGACCAAGATACAGGACACGCTATTTATTGCTGGCAG AGATCAGGTGTACCTTGTCAGTCTGAGAGAGTCCTACAGGAATGAGATCATTTCCTACAGG AAGTTAACGTGGCGATCGGGCCAAGGTGACAGAGAGATGTGTGCTGTGAAGGGAAAACATAGA GATGAGTGCCACAACTTTATTAAAGTGCTCGTTCCCAGAAATGATGACCTGGTGTTCATCTGTGGCACCAATGGCTTTAACCCCATGTGCAGATACTACAGG CTGGATAACCTCGAGTTCGACGGGGAAGAGATCAATGGTTTGGCACGGTGCCCGTTCGACTCCAAGCAAACTAACGTGGCTCTCTTCGCTG AAGGAAAGTTGTATTCTGCAACTGTTGCTGACTTCCAGGCCAGTGATTCTGTCATTTATCGTAGTATGGGTGATGGATCAGCCCTGAGGACCATCAAATATGACTCCAAATGGCTAAAAG AACCTCATTTCCTGCATGCAGCCGAGTATGGGAATTATGTGTACTTTTTCTACAGGGAGATTGCTGTGGAGCACAGCAATTTGGGAAAG GTTGTTTATTCCCGAGTGGCCCGCATCTGCAAAAATGACGTTGGCGGTTCACAGCGGGTGCTAGAGAAGCATTGGACCTCTTTTGTGAAAGCGAGGCTGAACTGCTCCGTGCCGGGAGAGTCCTTCTTCTACTTCGACGTGCTCCAGTCCATCACTGACATCATCAGCATCAGCGGCGCTCCCTCGGTGGTGGGCGTGTTCACAACACAGATGAACAG TATTCCAGGGTCAGCAGTGTGTGCCTTCTCCATGACTGATGTAGAGAAAGTATTCATGGGCCGGTTCAAGGAACAGAAGACCCCTGACTCTGTGTGGACGCCATTTCCAGAGGAGAAGCTGCCAAAACCCCG ACCTGGGAGTTGTGCAGGTCACGGTCCAGCTGCATCCTTTAAGAGCTCCGTGGAGTTTCCAGACGACACCCTGCAGTTCATCAAGTCCCACCCTCTTATGGACACAGCTGTGCCTTCGACTGGGGACGAGCCTTGGTTCACGAAGACACGTGTTCG TTACAGACTAACAGCGCTGGCTGTCGATAGTCAAGCAGGACCCCACAAGAACTACACAGTGGTCTTCATTGGCGCTGAATCAGGAGTCGTCCTGAAGGTTTTAGCGAAGACCTCTCTTGTATCCCTGAATGACAGCTTGTTGCTGGAGGAGATCGATGTCTTCAATAAGGCCAA GTGTCCGTCTAACCGTGAGGATGACAAGCGTGTCCTCTCGCTTCATGTGGATAACAACACACACAGCCTTTATGTCGCCTTTTCAAGCTGTGTCATCCGTATTCCACTGAGTCGCTGTGAAAGGCACTCCTCCTGCCAAAA GTCATGCATTGCATCAAGAGATCCTTACTGTGGCTGGAAGCCTCATGGGGCCTGTGAGAGGATACAGCCCGGTGTTTT GAAAGGATACGAGCAAGACGTTGAATTTGGGAACACCAGCTACCTAGGAGACTGTCAAG TGTTTTTGGGCACTACCTCAGCGCCAGATTACAAATCATTTGGCGACCCTACCTCTG ACATGGCGTTTTCATCAGCGCCAGTCACTCTCCAGCCCAGTGGGCCCATACACCCCCCAGTACTCATACCCAGTCAGAACCCCAGCTCAGGGCCTCGTCCAGAGCTCTACGGCTCGGGCTTTGTGCTACAGGATGACCCAGCCACCTCCCATTCTTTAAACTCTTTCCCAGGCGGGCAAGAGG GTGTGTGGGATAACCATATGGGTGACAACAACCAGATGGTCCACATGAATATCCTCATCACCTGCGTCTTTGCTGCTTTTCTCATGGGGGCTCTACTGGCCGGGCTGATCGTTTTCTGCTATAGGGATTCTGTCCTTCGTAAACCAAGACATGTTCATAAGGACATGGAATCTGCACCTTCCTGTTCTGACTCTACTGGGAGTTTTGTCAAACTCAATGGCCTTTTTGACAGCCCTGTAAAG GAGTACCAAAGCAACATTGATTCTCCCAAGTTGTTCACCAATGTGCTGAGCAATGGTAAAGACTTGAATACGCCCAATGGGGACACCAAGACCATGATCCTGCGAGACGGCTGTCAGCCCCCTGAGTTGGCTGCTCTGCCCACACCAGAGTCTACCCCTGTACTTCAGCAGAAAGGCCTACAACCTATCAAGAACCAGTGGGAAAAGGCTCATGGAAAAGTCAGTGGGTCCCGTAAGGAGGCCAATCCATCAGCCAAGAGTCCACAGTTCCTCTCTTCTTCACCTGCACCCGCTAACGCAAATTCCAACCACCCTCACCTTGCCCTGGGACACTCCAATATCCCCAGTGCAGTTGTGTTGCCCAATGCCACACATGAACAGCCTAACCTTGACAATGGTGATGAAACTTTGCCACATTCATCTGAAAAGAAACTAAAGAATCCAGATTGTAAGGGAAACAGGAAAGATCAGAAGAGGTCTGTGGATGCCAGGAATACCCTCAATGACCTGTTAAAACATCTCAACGACTCTGTTGCCAACCCTAAGGGCATTCTACAAGAAGAATCAGGGCCTCACCCAAGGCCTCATCTCACGTTGGAGCCCATGGAGGAACTGACAGAAGTACCCCCAGCCGTGCCCAGCCGTGAGGCTTCCTTGtactctccctcctcctctctccctaGGCACAGCCCCACTAAAAGGGTTGATGTGCCTATGCCCTCCACTCCCACTACACCCACGGGAAGCATGAGCATAGGGGGTACCCTGGAGAGGCAAAGAGGGGGTTACCAACTCCACCGGAGTGCCTCTCACAGGCAGTCCTTATCGACCTCACCAAATGGAGTAACCATGGGTGTGTCTGTGTCTCGCCAGCACAGTATGAACAGAGGGGGATACATGCCCCCAACACCCCCCTCTAGACTTGACTCTCATGGTGCAATGGTGGCACCGGGGATGCACTCACCACACCCACCTTCTGTTTCCCGACAGAGCAGCTACAGTGGGCATGGCTCACTTCCCCGAACAGGGCTTAAAAGGACCCCATCATTAAAGCCAGATGTGCCCCCAAAACCCAATGGGTTTCCTCCACAGACTCCACAAATGCGAGTGGTCAATAAGTACAGTTATTAA
- the sema6dl gene encoding sema domain, transmembrane domain (TM), and cytoplasmic domain, (semaphorin) 6D, like isoform X2: MGQEAVLLLSKLLLLLAASHNLLAVSFPEDIVPLDVVDAHFTRRYPVFRGRPSVNDSQHRLDFQLMTKIQDTLFIAGRDQVYLVSLRESYRNEIISYRKLTWRSGQGDREMCAVKGKHRDECHNFIKVLVPRNDDLVFICGTNGFNPMCRYYRLDNLEFDGEEINGLARCPFDSKQTNVALFAEGKLYSATVADFQASDSVIYRSMGDGSALRTIKYDSKWLKEPHFLHAAEYGNYVYFFYREIAVEHSNLGKVVYSRVARICKNDVGGSQRVLEKHWTSFVKARLNCSVPGESFFYFDVLQSITDIISISGAPSVVGVFTTQMNSIPGSAVCAFSMTDVEKVFMGRFKEQKTPDSVWTPFPEEKLPKPRPGSCAGHGPAASFKSSVEFPDDTLQFIKSHPLMDTAVPSTGDEPWFTKTRVRYRLTALAVDSQAGPHKNYTVVFIGAESGVVLKVLAKTSLVSLNDSLLLEEIDVFNKAKCPSNREDDKRVLSLHVDNNTHSLYVAFSSCVIRIPLSRCERHSSCQKSCIASRDPYCGWKPHGACERIQPGVLKGYEQDVEFGNTSYLGDCQVFLGTTSAPDYKSFGDPTSGVWDNHMGDNNQMVHMNILITCVFAAFLMGALLAGLIVFCYRDSVLRKPRHVHKDMESAPSCSDSTGSFVKLNGLFDSPVKEYQSNIDSPKLFTNVLSNGKDLNTPNGDTKTMILRDGCQPPELAALPTPESTPVLQQKGLQPIKNQWEKAHGKVSGSRKEANPSAKSPQFLSSSPAPANANSNHPHLALGHSNIPSAVVLPNATHEQPNLDNGDETLPHSSEKKLKNPDCKGNRKDQKRSVDARNTLNDLLKHLNDSVANPKGILQEESGPHPRPHLTLEPMEELTEVPPAVPSREASLYSPSSSLPRHSPTKRVDVPMPSTPTTPTGSMSIGGTLERQRGGYQLHRSASHRQSLSTSPNGVTMGVSVSRQHSMNRGGYMPPTPPSRLDSHGAMVAPGMHSPHPPSVSRQSSYSGHGSLPRTGLKRTPSLKPDVPPKPNGFPPQTPQMRVVNKYSY, encoded by the exons ATGGGCCAGGAAGCTGTGCTTCTGCTCAGCAAGCTTCTGCTGTTGCTGGCAGCTTCACACAATCTTCTTGCAGTCAGCTTCCCAGAGGACATCGTGCCCCTTGATGTTGTTGACGCACACT TTACTCGGAGGTACCCTGTGTTCAGAGGCAGGCCCTCTGTCAACGACTCACAGCATCGCCTCGACTTTCAGCTGATGACCAAGATACAGGACACGCTATTTATTGCTGGCAG AGATCAGGTGTACCTTGTCAGTCTGAGAGAGTCCTACAGGAATGAGATCATTTCCTACAGG AAGTTAACGTGGCGATCGGGCCAAGGTGACAGAGAGATGTGTGCTGTGAAGGGAAAACATAGA GATGAGTGCCACAACTTTATTAAAGTGCTCGTTCCCAGAAATGATGACCTGGTGTTCATCTGTGGCACCAATGGCTTTAACCCCATGTGCAGATACTACAGG CTGGATAACCTCGAGTTCGACGGGGAAGAGATCAATGGTTTGGCACGGTGCCCGTTCGACTCCAAGCAAACTAACGTGGCTCTCTTCGCTG AAGGAAAGTTGTATTCTGCAACTGTTGCTGACTTCCAGGCCAGTGATTCTGTCATTTATCGTAGTATGGGTGATGGATCAGCCCTGAGGACCATCAAATATGACTCCAAATGGCTAAAAG AACCTCATTTCCTGCATGCAGCCGAGTATGGGAATTATGTGTACTTTTTCTACAGGGAGATTGCTGTGGAGCACAGCAATTTGGGAAAG GTTGTTTATTCCCGAGTGGCCCGCATCTGCAAAAATGACGTTGGCGGTTCACAGCGGGTGCTAGAGAAGCATTGGACCTCTTTTGTGAAAGCGAGGCTGAACTGCTCCGTGCCGGGAGAGTCCTTCTTCTACTTCGACGTGCTCCAGTCCATCACTGACATCATCAGCATCAGCGGCGCTCCCTCGGTGGTGGGCGTGTTCACAACACAGATGAACAG TATTCCAGGGTCAGCAGTGTGTGCCTTCTCCATGACTGATGTAGAGAAAGTATTCATGGGCCGGTTCAAGGAACAGAAGACCCCTGACTCTGTGTGGACGCCATTTCCAGAGGAGAAGCTGCCAAAACCCCG ACCTGGGAGTTGTGCAGGTCACGGTCCAGCTGCATCCTTTAAGAGCTCCGTGGAGTTTCCAGACGACACCCTGCAGTTCATCAAGTCCCACCCTCTTATGGACACAGCTGTGCCTTCGACTGGGGACGAGCCTTGGTTCACGAAGACACGTGTTCG TTACAGACTAACAGCGCTGGCTGTCGATAGTCAAGCAGGACCCCACAAGAACTACACAGTGGTCTTCATTGGCGCTGAATCAGGAGTCGTCCTGAAGGTTTTAGCGAAGACCTCTCTTGTATCCCTGAATGACAGCTTGTTGCTGGAGGAGATCGATGTCTTCAATAAGGCCAA GTGTCCGTCTAACCGTGAGGATGACAAGCGTGTCCTCTCGCTTCATGTGGATAACAACACACACAGCCTTTATGTCGCCTTTTCAAGCTGTGTCATCCGTATTCCACTGAGTCGCTGTGAAAGGCACTCCTCCTGCCAAAA GTCATGCATTGCATCAAGAGATCCTTACTGTGGCTGGAAGCCTCATGGGGCCTGTGAGAGGATACAGCCCGGTGTTTT GAAAGGATACGAGCAAGACGTTGAATTTGGGAACACCAGCTACCTAGGAGACTGTCAAG TGTTTTTGGGCACTACCTCAGCGCCAGATTACAAATCATTTGGCGACCCTACCTCTG GTGTGTGGGATAACCATATGGGTGACAACAACCAGATGGTCCACATGAATATCCTCATCACCTGCGTCTTTGCTGCTTTTCTCATGGGGGCTCTACTGGCCGGGCTGATCGTTTTCTGCTATAGGGATTCTGTCCTTCGTAAACCAAGACATGTTCATAAGGACATGGAATCTGCACCTTCCTGTTCTGACTCTACTGGGAGTTTTGTCAAACTCAATGGCCTTTTTGACAGCCCTGTAAAG GAGTACCAAAGCAACATTGATTCTCCCAAGTTGTTCACCAATGTGCTGAGCAATGGTAAAGACTTGAATACGCCCAATGGGGACACCAAGACCATGATCCTGCGAGACGGCTGTCAGCCCCCTGAGTTGGCTGCTCTGCCCACACCAGAGTCTACCCCTGTACTTCAGCAGAAAGGCCTACAACCTATCAAGAACCAGTGGGAAAAGGCTCATGGAAAAGTCAGTGGGTCCCGTAAGGAGGCCAATCCATCAGCCAAGAGTCCACAGTTCCTCTCTTCTTCACCTGCACCCGCTAACGCAAATTCCAACCACCCTCACCTTGCCCTGGGACACTCCAATATCCCCAGTGCAGTTGTGTTGCCCAATGCCACACATGAACAGCCTAACCTTGACAATGGTGATGAAACTTTGCCACATTCATCTGAAAAGAAACTAAAGAATCCAGATTGTAAGGGAAACAGGAAAGATCAGAAGAGGTCTGTGGATGCCAGGAATACCCTCAATGACCTGTTAAAACATCTCAACGACTCTGTTGCCAACCCTAAGGGCATTCTACAAGAAGAATCAGGGCCTCACCCAAGGCCTCATCTCACGTTGGAGCCCATGGAGGAACTGACAGAAGTACCCCCAGCCGTGCCCAGCCGTGAGGCTTCCTTGtactctccctcctcctctctccctaGGCACAGCCCCACTAAAAGGGTTGATGTGCCTATGCCCTCCACTCCCACTACACCCACGGGAAGCATGAGCATAGGGGGTACCCTGGAGAGGCAAAGAGGGGGTTACCAACTCCACCGGAGTGCCTCTCACAGGCAGTCCTTATCGACCTCACCAAATGGAGTAACCATGGGTGTGTCTGTGTCTCGCCAGCACAGTATGAACAGAGGGGGATACATGCCCCCAACACCCCCCTCTAGACTTGACTCTCATGGTGCAATGGTGGCACCGGGGATGCACTCACCACACCCACCTTCTGTTTCCCGACAGAGCAGCTACAGTGGGCATGGCTCACTTCCCCGAACAGGGCTTAAAAGGACCCCATCATTAAAGCCAGATGTGCCCCCAAAACCCAATGGGTTTCCTCCACAGACTCCACAAATGCGAGTGGTCAATAAGTACAGTTATTAA